In Aricia agestis chromosome 21, ilAriAges1.1, whole genome shotgun sequence, the sequence CATTGGCCAGACTTCGGGCCATCTAGATACCCGATCAATGGCAGTTAGGCAATAACGAAAGCCTTTGCAAGGAGGAAGTGGACCGACAATGTCGATATTCACATGCATAAATCGACCAGTCGGAGTGTCGAATTGACCAAGTGGAGACGAATTGTGTCTCGACACTTTACTGCGTTGACACGCATCGCATGTACGAGCCCACTGCCGGCAATCTTTGTTAAGAGACGGCCAGACATAGCGATCAGCTATGAGGCGAGCCGAACACTTTATGCCAGGGTGGCTCAAATTgtgcattttattaaatactaagcGACGTAGATCCAAGGGAACATAAGGACGAGGCTTGCCAGTCGAGAAATCACAGAATAAAGAGAAGTCAGTGCCTGGTACGCTTACTTTTGTAAGCTTTAAACtggaatttttcagaagttgGGACAACTCTTTGTCTGTCTCCTGTGACTTGGCAAGTGCCTCATATTCCTGTTCCAGGGATATTGCGTCGATTCGTGACATAGCGTCTGCAACGATGTTGTCCTCCCCACGAATGTATCTAATATCAGTCGTGAATTGACTGATAAATGACAACTGGTTCAACTGTGGTGGAGGGAGCTTTTCGCGACGTTGTACGAAAGCGTACAGCAATGGCTTGTGGTCCGTGAAAACAGTCACGTGTTGAACCTCAACGATGTGCCGAAAGTGCTGTACACTTTCGTACACAGCCAAAAGTTCGCGATAGTACGCTGGCCACTCACACTGACGAGGGGTcagttttttactaaaaaatgcCAGCGGTAACCATTGCCCATCGATATGTTGCTGTAAGCAAGCGCCGATATGCACACTGGACGCGTCGGTAAATAAACCGAGAGGTGCATTGGCGACGGGATGGTGGAGCATTGTTGCAGCCGAGAGGGTCTTCTTACACTCCTCGAAATTTTTAAGAAGTTCTGGTGACCAAGGAAATGGCTTCGAGCCTTTACTTTTGGTAGCAACCAGGGCGTTAATGAGAGGCGCCTGAAACTTAGCAGCTTGGGGAATAAAACGCCTATAAAAGTTAAGCATGCCTAGGAAACGGCGCATCCCCTGGACATTCTCAGGGGGCTTAAAATCCAAAAGTGCTTGGACACGTTCCTGTGGAGGACGAGTGCCATCGGCACTGATGTGATATCCTAGGAACTTTACCTCGCTGACACCCAGGATGCACTTGGAGGGGTTTAACACGACACCATACTCCTGGAGACGCAAAAATAGAGTGCGCAAGTGCTCTTTGTGAGTACCCTCGTCTGGTGAAAAGATCAGAATGTCATCCACATAAGGGAAGCAGAAATCAAGACCCCGAGTGACCTCATCGATAAAACGCTGGAAAGTTTGACCAGCGTTGCGCAAACCGAAGGTCATAAAAGGAAATTCGAAGAGGCCAAACGGAGTCGTGATGGCTGTCTTCGAAATATGGTCCTTGAAAACCGGGATCTGATGGTATGCTTTCACCAGGTCGAGGGTACTGAACACCTTGGCTCCAGCGAGGTTGTGAGTAAAGTCATTAATGTGCCTCACGGGGTACTTATCGGGAATGGTCCTAGCGTTCAGGGCGCGGTAGTCGCCACAAGGACGCCAGGAATTGTCCTTTTTTACGGTCATATGCAAGGGAGACGACCAGGCGCTCTTAGAAGGTCTGGCAATGCCACTACGTACCATGTCCTCGAATTCTTTTTTAGCAGAAATCAATTTCTGAGGCGCTAACCGACGAGGGCGGCAAGAAACTGGGGGACCATCAGTAGTCTGTATGTGATGCACAGTATTGTGCTTAATGACTCTGGGCAAACCAGGCGGTCGGGTGATATCCGGAAATTCGGCGAGTACAGACACAAAGTTGGAAGTACCGGCGACGATGGCTTTGACGCTGGGCTGCTCGACGGATGCGCAGGATGCAGGGCAAGATAAGCCGGTgataccatctatcaatgtcttACTGCGACAATCAGGTAACAGGCGGTAATGTGCTAGAAAGTCCGCACCTATTATCGCCCGCTGTACGTCAGCAACGACAAATAGCCACTCAAAGTCCCGACGTAAACCTAAATTGAGCCGGAGGTTGACTGTACCAAAAGTTTTGACATTACTTCCGTTTGCAGCTGTTAACACGTAGTCAGGCGATTCTGCCCGTCTAGGAAGCCAGCTATGGGGGAAGCAGCATAAATCCGATCCGGTGTCAATTAAAAATTGGCGTTTAGTTACCTGGTCAGTAACGAAGAGACGGCGGCTAACTGATGAACAATCAGTCTCCGCCACTACTGATTGCCTCTGGAGTTTTCCGGGGGCTCGGTCCAGGTGCACGGCTTTATGCATTTGGCACCTTTAACCCCGAAATGCCGGTGGTACCAGCAAAGTGTACTTGGAGCTGGTGAGTTCACACGAGAGTTCCTAGACCTTGACCTGTTCCGGTTGCGGACACGGGATTGAGGTCGGTCACGTAAGGAGAGAGCATTGATCCGTTTGCTAAGTTCCTCGATTTTACCCATCAAACTGACCAAAAGATCCTGGGAAGGAGGAAAGGAGGGTGAAACACTGGCTGACGGCGCAGCTGTAAAGAACACTGCCGAAGGTACTAGATTAGCTAACTGTTGTGACAAATCCGGCTGAAATGTGTCACCTTCACCCTCACTGTCTGCCATATTGAGAAAAAGGAATAACCAAAACCgcgagaaaagaaaaaaaaaaattgtgcaccAAATATGTCCCAAGTTAATGTACAAATggtaacttaaaaactaatatcttatttataaaaattaaaattaagtttttcgcacacaaatatttacaaaggaAAGGTTATTATCCAAAAACAGTATTCAAACACACAAAGAAATGCTAAAATGAAAAGAAATGTTAAACTAAAGGcaataatgttgtaaaaataaaagtttgtttgttaaaataaacattCAGACTTTACAGGCAAAAACACGTGAAAttagtgcaaaaaaaaaaacttaattgcGTAAAATTAATGTAGTGCCTGGCGTGaattgacaatattattattagtttttagaataatagcataatatatgcataaagttaagtttaaaccAGTAAGAAAACAAAATTACTTAGTCTATGTTAATGCAATGTCCCAAAAATGTTAGTTAATTGCAAACAAAACGTGCCAAACATTTACCAATATACGTTTATACACATTATAACTACGTACTAACTAAATTGTCCTTTGAAGAAAACCTAACTAACTTACTGTTAAAAGTTCGAAGAAAACGACATAAAAACTCTTTTCCCGTTATCACCAAAGTTTGTTTACGTTTTTCTCACTTGACAGATATTGACGTACCACAAACGACAAAAGACCGTTCCGagcatagataataatatcatatgTTCCGAGGTGTAAAAGTCACAGTCAAAGATTCGGAAAcgaatgacaaaatattatgtcactagTAAGTACGGCCAACACTATAAACGAATGAAGTGAAAGCGGAAGTAGACAACTGTAGGGCCACACCACCGAATTGATCGCCAGGGAAAAGTCCCGATTCTCGACAATATATGGCGAATGGCTTGATCGAAGCTTCTCAAGGGAGATTTTCTCTTGATGGAGTCTTCTTTCAATGCCGGAAAACGGAATGGTTGAATTACAGCTAGGAGTATGCCGATATAAGTTGATTTCCACCCGAAATCCAGCGAAAATCTAGTCGCGGAACGGCGGCCGGGTCGTTAAAAGGAAAATAGATTTGTACTTGGTAGCGGCGAAGATGACGGCCGAGATAAAAAAACCTCAAGGCAGCCAGCGCAGGAACCAGGAACGTGACGGTGGGGACTGTAGTCCTCGTCTCCGACGTCCTATGGCATGAGTCGTACACGGCCGCAGCACACAATGTTCACCCCCGACAATGGAAATCCAACTTGAACGTACGGCGTCACCACTTTGGAGATCATTGAAATGATAGGCAGATATTTCTATAAATGAAACTACCAGATCTTCAAAGCtcactgaaatataatatttaaaaaatgcgtgttcacaaaatcaacatctagcttgtcgctagccttaataatttttaacaatttgtcaACCAACTGTCTTCCGTACATTCTTTTCCTCTCcagccttaaaatataatataagcaatAGTGTCATAGactacaaactaaaattatcagatttaaataacgatcattaatattaattaaaattaagctcGCAGGTGCGACAGAGACGCCACAAGGTAAATGCGGCTCATGTATAGTGGAATAAACGAGAGAAAGAAGGCGAGCATCCCGTCGAAGGCGAATAGGTAACCACTTCAGCTTTGCACGGTATTCGGAGATGTCGTCGTATTTGCGAAGGCCGAAGATAAATCGAATAGCTAGATTCTGCAGTCGCTCGAGTTAGTTTAGCTGGTCCTCTGTGAGATTCACAAAACACGCGTCCGCATAGTCCAGCGTGGGTAAAATTAGTGATTCAGCTATCTTAATTTTTGTGGGAATGGGAACTGATTTGGTAAAGGGAACTACAACGCCATTAACGACCACCGAAGGTAAACAGCCAAAGTCGACCCCAGATATTAGCCCAGGACTACCAATAAGTATTAACTGCGTCTTAGCTGGGTTAATATAGAGACCATGGCGCTTACTCCAGTTACAAATTAGGTTAAGGTCACTGTTGAGTTTATGTATAGCAGCATGTATGTCATGTGGGGATGATTGGCAATAAATTTGGAAGTCGTCAGCGTAGAGGTGAAAAGATGAGGTTAACGATTGTGTGATACTGTTTATTAAAAGAGAAAAAAGTAGTGGAGACAGCACGCCACCCTGAGGAACACCAGTAAGGATCGTAGACCAATCCGAAGAATTATTAGCTATCTTTACTATTTATCGACGCCCCACAAGGTAGCTGCGAAATAGCTCAATAACTTGAGGTGAAAAGTTATAAACCCTAAGCATACTTATCGTCAACACGTCGTGATCGACAGCATTAAATGCACTGCTGAAATCTAGTAATGTCAGCAATGTAAGATGCTTTTTATCCATGCCACGTCTAATGTCGTCAGTGATCTTAATTAGAGCAGTAGTCGTACCTTGACCACGACGAAAACCTGACTGAAAGGTGCTGAGCAGGTGATTCTGCATCACGTAATTTGTTAGCTGCTCACCTATAAGTCGTTCAAAAACTTTGGACAGAAATGGCAAAATAGAAATTGGACGAAAGTCTGACACCAGTTTAGGTCGAGCAGTTTTTGGTAGCAGAATTATGGTATCATCTTTCCAAGTAGAGGGAAACACGGAAGAAGTAGCACAATGGTTAAGGATGTCGACAAGTACCGGCATAATTATGTCTAAAACAGGTATTATCATTTTGCGACTAATTCCGTCCTCACCGACGGCATTCGACGAGATGGACGTAATGTTTTTTAACGTCATCCCTAGTGAATGTCACCCCCAGTAAAATCAAAAAGTGGGAGAGGCAATTCAGGGTGTGCGATTTTAGTTTCTGATCGAATTGATTAGGTGGTGAAGTAAAGTGAGGATTTAATGTGTCAGCGTCTACACAGGGGTCCTGACAACCATCAGAATTTCTGCCAACTCCTAGTGTCTTTAGAAATTTCCAGATGCGACTTGGATCTCCATTCTACTCAGACGAGTGGATGTAACGCCGTTGGGCATTCCTGCATAGTTTATTACAGCGGTTTCAAAGTTTCACGTATTTTTCGCGATGTTCTGTACTATTTGATAGCTTGTACCTTGTCTTCGCCACATGCTTTTGCTTTATCATGTGTTAAGTCGTCTGTCAGCCAAGGCGCCGGTAGATGTTTTATTCTGACGGGTTTGATGGGTGCATGCCTGTCATAGAGATCGGTAAGCAGAGCGTTAAAAATGCTTAACTTATCGTCGACATTATCAGCACTGTGCACCGAAGACTAGTCGACATTTTTTGCATCTCGTCTTAAGTTTTCCACATCTAAATTCGAAAAATTCCTTTGCATTAGCACCTTTCTTTTGACCTTAGGGGGACGCATCCTATATGAGAGATAAATTAAATCGTGATACGAAAATAAATCCGCAGAGCATTGCCCATGTTTTACCATGAGATCCTGGTTCTGCACAAACATGAGGTCTAATAAAGATGGTGTACAGCCAGGGAAGATATGGGTAGGATTGAGAGAGAGTATGTGTAAACTACAACTATCTAAAATAGAAGCGAGTTTCCTAGATCTCAAATCGCCCCTAGCCATGCAAGTATTAAAATCTCCCATAATAATAGAGTGCTTGTAGTTTGAAGTCTCCAGTATGTgttcaaaagttaaaaagtagTCCATTTGAGATGAAGGACAGTAGCAAACTCCTAGGAGAACTTTATTGGTAACAGTCAGTTGCAGTTCAACTAGTAGGTACTCAGGAGAATCTGAGTACTGAGGTGGAGGTTTTAGTGTAATTTAATAAGAGTTCAACCTATTCCTGCTTTGAATAATGGATTATATCATACATAGTATACGTGATTGCCTTTTAGTAAGAATTTCATATAgatattacacaaaattctttTACTTACTTTGGTCTCTGATATTTCTTCGTATACATTTTGCAAATAGGTATGTTTTATATTGTAAGAAGCTTTCGAAAACgaaaaacacaataaacaaaCTTTATCACTCATTGTTTATTATCAAGTCACTAAAATCAAACTAAAaccaatgtttttattttacactttaggaaaataaataaatacgaaaACTTCTTCTTCGTCGTATAGCTGTCaagtcattaaaaaaatatttgtatgtaaTCGATGGTATTCGCTAGGGATGTACATGTAACAATTATCTGAAAATCGATACTAGATTTATCGATTTTGTAGGTAATTAATATCTCAAAAGTATGCATCTAAATTACTAcgattaatacataatattttagattaTGTACAAGAAACGCATTTTataagttaataatttatttaaaggtTATAGATAAAAACTTATATGCATAATGCAAATAACATATTACAATAGCCATATAAGAAAATGAAGATGCTAAAAACGTAACTAAATTCTCTCTCCACCTGagatttatttcattattttaagcaCTACCTTAGGTAtctaaatatgtgtataaagTTCATGTATTCTTAGATTGccaattcatttatttattagtttagaATTTACTAATACAAAAAGTTATTACACTTGCTAAATTAACCATAGATTAGggctatatattatactttttctcTAAGTTCTTTTCAGCTATAAGGTTTTCCACCACTGCGATTTAGCTTGCGCAATTTTAAGTGACTATATTGAACATGGCTGTTCGTTTTGTCGTACGTCGTCTCGGTGCTTCAGTTTGTGCTCCGTTAAAAGTTCTTTTCTTTTATATGCCTTGGGACAAATATCACAGCTATAAGGTTTTTCACCGCTGTGATTTAGTTTGTGCAATTTTAAGTGACTATTTTGAATGAATGTCTTACCACAAACATCACAACTGTAAGGCTTTTCACCGCTGTGTATTAGTTTGTGTGTTTTTAAGTTACAACTCTTACTAAATACCTTACAACAAACATCACACCTATAAGGCTTTTCACCAGTGTGTATTAATTTGTGGGTTTTTAAGTTAAAGCTCTTGGAAAAAATCTTACCACAAACATCACAACTGTAAGGTTTTTCACCGCTGTGTATTAGCATGTGAGTTTTTAAGTTAGAATTCTTAGTAAATATCTTATTACAAACATCACAGCTGTAAGGTTTTTTACCATTGTGTATTTGTTTGTGCATTTCTAAGTTAGTTTTTCGATTAAATGACCTACTGCAGACATCACAATTGTAACGTTTTTCAACAGTATGTGTCAATTTGTGTCTTTTGAAGCTACCAGACTGAGTGAACGTCTTACTACAAATTTCACAACGGAAAGGTTTGACGCCTGTACATGTGAGTCGGTGTTTTTTGAAGCTACTAGTGTAAGTGAATGTCTTATAACAAACGTCACAAGCATGAAATTTACTATTATGTGTTTGATCTGTGAATATTTGCTTGTTCTGTAGCTGATCTTTGGCGCTCGCATCATGATAATGACCTGGACTCTCCACATATTCCTTTTTGATATCTGCAAagaaaattttgacatattgaAAACATAACACAACACAAAAATTATGACCAACATACTGTACCACAAAGGTGTAACAagctccattttttttttcaactcaaAAATGCAGAAGCAAAATGGGTTtccttcaataaaaatatttattagtgtttcatattttgataaaaaaaagttaatttaatgaCTAAAATGCACTAAAAGCCACACTtcagtaaaaagtaaaaacataataCTGTTGTTGTTGATAAAGCTTAGTATTTTTGGTGATAACTCACAAATGTATTGAATATTACAATACGTCATTTTGATGGCAAAAAGACATCCTTGTTCCTTTATCAAGAAGTTTaggttatatttaaaaaagaagttTGTCTCTCCTGTAAGGTGTCTCAGCTTGCACATAAAAGCTATCACATCAGGACTATCATATTACACATTCCAACTTACACTGCTCTTTGATGtctatttcaatttcaatttcgATTTTCTCAGAATCTATCTGTCCCGCAGTTGATGATCTGTCAGCATTAAACACACTCAATTGTAGTAGTGGTCTTACTTGAGCCTGAAAATTTAATGTCATTACATTTTACGAGAAAGAGGATATCACAAGACAATAGGTCCAGCTATTTCAGAGGAGTTTGGCAACtaacattgcaatttgcaatacgcaaattttgtaaattaagataGCATTCAATCACATGATATATTATAAAGTGTTACCTGATTTGCAGTGTTGTGTCGCTGCACAGTCTTAGTTAAATGTTCCCATTTGCGAAGCTTCGCATAACAAATGTAGCACAGTGGGTACGAGTCAGCTTGTATCTgttaaagattatttttagtgtaatttaataaaagttcAACCTATTCCTGCTTTGAATAATGGATTATACCATACATAGATACGTGATTGCCTTTTAGTAAGAATTTCATATAgatattacacaaaattctttTACTTACTTTGGTCTCTGATATTTCTTCGTATACATTTTGCAAATAGGTATGTTTTATATTGTAAGTAGCTTTCGAAAACgaaaaacacaataaacaaaCGTTATCATTCATCATTTTTCAGTCGCTGAAAACAATAATCAATTTTTACtacgaaaataaataattattagaagATTGCGTCTTCTTCTTCGGAAATCGGAGcatagctgtcattttataagtgtcaaaaatattatgtcaaactgCGGTATGTGCCATGTATGTGCTAACTGCTAGCCGCTAGGGACATACAACAATCGATTAAAATCGATACTAGATATTGTATTATGTAGGCCTGTTCTGAGATGTAGGCGTAGTGCGTACATTGTACAATGAAGTGTAGCAAGTAGCAACGTTGCTCGCTTTTAGAAGGCAATATACAAAGCAAAaactaaaaatcggccaagtgcgagtcggactcgcgcaagaagggttccgtaccattatagagcaaaattaggccaaaaattatgtttttgtatgggagcccccttatattttttaatttattgtttattattattaaatattaaagtacacatataaatggagtgtgtaatgtgtcgagctagcgTACGGTCACGCTCCACGTTATGCACACGCAgctaatatgaattattaattaatattttcgcgaatcgcgcggctgattgccgctgcacgtcacCATAGCGCTCGTGGCGAATGAGTTGCTGGCGTTCATCCAGCACACCATCGACACAATGGACGAGATCACTATactgcagatctgcaagtcctcgtTCACCACCGAGGAGTTTGCCCAGGGAAAGCAGTTGCTGTACGAGACGCTCGGTCAGAGCGCGAATATGTCATCGCGACGGAGAGATGGAACTGAAAGAAGCGTGCGGGATATAATATccttgctgaagcagacggatccggatgaggtgccggcttttgtggcgaAAAAACTGCACAAGCTGCCGTCCGTAacgctggaccacgtcgacgtcgtcacccTCTTAAAGGACATCAGGTATCTGAAAGAAGAGTTGGCCGAAGTTCGAGGTACACTGCAGAcatcagagtctacgatcagcgATCTACGgaatgaattatcacaattaaagagtggtaattcaatatgtaggtcacctgatgccgcGTTCGTCACTCGCCGGCGTGGTACGCAAGCGATCACGTTCAGCCCGTCAGCGCTTTCAGACGGGTCAACGCACGAGCATGTCATCGCCGCCACCGCCGCTGCCCCGCCGCCCGCTCCCCGCCTGCAACGGAGCCGCGGCCGAACTACGAAAGTGTCGCCGCTTGCCTTCTCCCCTGCGTTCAAAAAACAAAGGGAAAAAGGAGGCTCCCGCAGAAGAGTGTCCTCTCTCCAAAAAGGACCGAAAGTGCGATGATGACGGGTTTATAAGAGTGtagaggaagaagaagatacccgtcgtccgcaaccatcgcggcacagCACCCGAAAGACCTGAGCATCTGTTGCGGCGTGAGACtcccgcgacgccgctgtacgtatccaggctgcactggtcctcgacggtcgagcaggtcgtggactacatcaggagcaagacccacttcgtcttgagggtcgagcgtttggAGCCCCGCCACAAAGTCatttttagctcctttgtggtgaggatcccgacgcatcatctaccgagaaggaggagttctgaccgattggagtcgtctacaggaggttccgaggatgACTTCGcgcccttaaatattttgtttttagtgccCCCccgagagccccccttaaatattatttttattttgtttttagtgtttgttgttatagcggcaacagatctacacaatctgtgaaaatttcagaattctagctatagcggtttttgagttagagtctggagacggacagacatcgaagtgtcagtaatagggtcccgtttttaccctttgggtacggaaccctaaaaagcatttTTATCTGGACAATGTTTAACAAAGAATTACAAATGTAGCAAATATTtgtgagtacataatatttcattgtaACACGAGAGGTAAACCATTTGGTTCAAAGCAGtgttttcaaccttttttataatgCGACCCCCTTGTATGAAAAGAATTTTGCTAACCCCACCACCATATTCAAAAATCAAGATTTAAAGCGATTAATTATTAGCAATGACGATTTGATTTTTATCAAAACAATCGTAACTAAATTGTAGATACAGGAAacacatttaattaatttaataatttattcacaCACAATCGTTTACAGATaaaaacttaagaggatacaccagaggcgagagaaattgaaaataggtatttgaaaatgtattgctgtcttaccaatctcaagtctcccacagcagagcgcgataaagacaacacgacaaaagttctaataaatgaacagaaaatcttcgattcgttgtccgctgattccttctctaaacttaactgatttaagtacttttttcattaacaattaaagcaaggcttgagctgtgttcctatgtttaattttttttgtatattctagccagttttgttttctgggtgtttgaacacagagaaaaatctggccatttttttgggtttttggacgttcttatcttttctaataataaaattatgaaaaaaaaaaaaaacatagggacatgctaatagtggccatagatattcaggaaaaaaatcatgactctaccggtattatccagggacgaaacaggggacagcgtttgtatggaaaaacggcggtgtggactcctcttaaatgtAGATGTCTATTATATACAATGGCTTCAAGTCAAAACACGGTCAAAACATAACGAAAACCTCAGAGAGGTTTTCGTTACGCTTCAAACGATACAAAAATGTGTCAATTTGTGTTTGCTCGGGCTACTTAATAGACCGACCGCtactatcaattattattaccaGCATCAGatgtagcatggtcaccataaaaACGGTTTcattctacggaagaatagacaaagtgacagttagacaattatacgtgggagagccatgcttcggcacgaatgggccggctcgaccggaaaaataccacgttctcacagaaaaccggcgtgaaactgcgcttgcgctgtgtttcgccgagtgagtgagtttaccggaggcacaatcccctaacctattcccttccataccattaccctattccctattaaaaggccggcaacgcacctgcagctcttctgatgctgcgagtgtccatgggcgacggaagttgctttccatcaggtgacccgtttgctcgtttgcccccttatttcataaaaaaaaaagacatactgacagattttatcgaaaaaatggcggatttccattgtctaactgtcacccatggacactcgcagcatcaaaagagctgcaggtgcattgccggccttttaagagggactaaggtaataggggagggtagggaagggaatagggtaggggattgggcctccggtaaactcactcactcggcgaaacacagcgcaagcgctgtttcacgccggttttctgtgagaacgtggtatttctccggtcgagccggcccactcgtgccgaagcatggctctcccacgtttaatgacgatgtcgatgtcgattcttccgtagaaagaaaccgtttctatggtgaccatgctacttTGCGTGCTGGTGGTTTAACACGTGTCATTCGGTTTTTCTAACAA encodes:
- the LOC121737828 gene encoding zinc finger protein 85-like isoform X2 — its product is MMNDNVCLLCFSFSKATYNIKHTYLQNVYEEISETKIQADSYPLCYICYAKLRKWEHLTKTVQRHNTANQAQVRPLLQLSVFNADRSSTAGQIDSEKIEIEIEIDIKEQYIKKEYVESPGHYHDASAKDQLQNKQIFTDQTHNSKFHACDVCYKTFTYTSSFKKHRLTCTGVKPFRCEICSKTFTQSGSFKRHKLTHTVEKRYNCDVCSRSFNRKTNLEMHKQIHNGKKPYSCDVCNKIFTKNSNLKTHMLIHSGEKPYSCDVCGKIFSKSFNLKTHKLIHTGEKPYRCDVCCKVFSKSCNLKTHKLIHSGEKPYSCDVCGKTFIQNSHLKLHKLNHSGEKPYSCDICPKAYKRKELLTEHKLKHRDDVRQNEQPCSI